One part of the Flavobacterium johnsoniae UW101 genome encodes these proteins:
- a CDS encoding alpha-N-acetylglucosaminidase: MFFLLLFFYGSKVYSQNNEKTKSAAAVIERLVGRRVNEFELHIVENNNENKDWFEIETTDNLVKIKASNNTTICYAAYNFLRDIGAVLVSWEGNRINLPKSWPKYSKKGDTPFPYREYLNACTFGYTTPWWDWKRWEQEIDWMALHGINLPTAMEGQEAVWQELWKEYGLTSTQLEAHFAGPAFLPWQRMGNINSLEGPLPQEWFSKKEELQKKILERMRTLDMHPVVPAFSGYVPKAFAEKHPEAKITELNSWSGGGFESTFLLDSKDPLFKKIGKRFIEIYTKMYGKSNFYLADSFNEIEPPVTEHNKYEELANYGSAIYETIEEAAPGAVWVMQGWLFGDNKNFWTKEATSAFLSKVPNDRLMVQDYANDRYKVWENQEAFYGKQWTYGYVHNYGGSNPVYGDLNFYKNELVSLLKNPHRGNVVGYGAMPEGLNNNAIVYEFIYDLPWSKGEQSVKDWLTNYLNARYEQKTSDSVFKAWELLLESVYSTKYWETRWWNDRAGAYLLFKRPTATITEFKGNPGDKDKLKEALDILKAEAKKYDKKNFIQYDLIDASRHYYSLSIDEDLVECVKAYQQKDITKGDQLFKKIEKQVLEIDKSMSGQPLNSLNYWVKSASEYGSTPEVSKLYVKNAKTLITLWGGEGHLNDYASRSWQGMYKGFYWPRWKMFLTAFKKTAVNNTPFDETKEREEIKNWEIKWTKNN, from the coding sequence ATGTTTTTTTTGCTGTTATTTTTTTATGGCAGTAAAGTGTACTCCCAGAATAATGAAAAAACAAAAAGTGCTGCAGCAGTTATAGAAAGACTTGTCGGCCGTCGTGTCAATGAATTTGAACTGCATATTGTTGAAAACAACAATGAAAACAAAGATTGGTTTGAAATTGAAACAACAGATAATCTTGTAAAAATTAAAGCTTCAAATAATACAACAATCTGCTATGCCGCATACAACTTTCTGCGAGATATTGGAGCTGTTTTAGTGAGCTGGGAAGGAAACAGAATCAATCTTCCAAAGTCATGGCCTAAATATTCTAAAAAAGGAGACACTCCGTTTCCGTATAGAGAATATCTAAATGCCTGTACTTTTGGATATACCACGCCTTGGTGGGATTGGAAACGCTGGGAGCAAGAGATCGATTGGATGGCTTTGCATGGAATTAATCTACCAACCGCAATGGAAGGACAGGAAGCAGTATGGCAGGAATTATGGAAAGAATACGGATTAACCAGCACGCAGTTAGAAGCGCATTTTGCAGGACCGGCATTTTTGCCATGGCAGCGCATGGGGAATATAAACAGTCTCGAAGGACCATTGCCGCAAGAATGGTTCAGTAAAAAAGAAGAACTGCAAAAAAAGATATTAGAAAGAATGCGCACTTTAGACATGCATCCTGTTGTGCCGGCTTTTAGCGGTTATGTTCCAAAGGCTTTCGCCGAAAAACATCCCGAAGCCAAAATAACCGAACTCAATTCTTGGTCTGGCGGCGGTTTCGAAAGTACTTTTCTACTTGATTCAAAAGATCCTTTGTTTAAAAAAATTGGAAAACGTTTTATAGAAATCTATACCAAAATGTATGGAAAGTCTAATTTTTATTTAGCCGATTCTTTTAACGAAATTGAACCGCCGGTTACTGAACATAATAAATATGAAGAACTTGCCAATTACGGGAGTGCCATTTATGAAACTATTGAAGAAGCTGCTCCGGGAGCAGTTTGGGTGATGCAGGGATGGCTTTTTGGAGATAACAAAAATTTCTGGACAAAAGAAGCTACAAGCGCATTTTTAAGCAAAGTTCCTAATGACCGATTAATGGTTCAGGATTATGCCAATGATAGATATAAGGTATGGGAAAATCAGGAAGCATTTTACGGCAAACAATGGACTTACGGATATGTACATAATTATGGAGGATCGAATCCGGTATATGGAGATTTAAATTTCTACAAAAATGAATTGGTAAGTCTGCTCAAAAATCCGCATAGAGGAAATGTCGTTGGCTACGGCGCGATGCCGGAAGGATTAAACAACAATGCTATTGTTTATGAATTTATTTATGATCTTCCGTGGAGTAAGGGAGAGCAGTCTGTTAAAGACTGGCTTACAAATTATTTAAACGCAAGGTATGAACAAAAGACATCTGATTCTGTTTTTAAGGCTTGGGAATTATTATTAGAATCAGTTTACAGTACAAAATACTGGGAAACCAGATGGTGGAATGACAGGGCTGGAGCTTATTTACTGTTTAAAAGACCAACGGCGACAATTACAGAATTTAAAGGAAACCCAGGCGATAAGGATAAATTAAAAGAAGCGTTGGATATTTTAAAAGCAGAAGCTAAAAAATACGATAAAAAGAACTTTATACAATATGATTTAATTGATGCTTCAAGGCATTATTATTCACTCTCTATAGATGAAGACTTAGTCGAATGTGTAAAAGCCTATCAGCAAAAAGACATTACAAAAGGCGATCAGTTATTTAAAAAGATAGAAAAACAAGTTTTAGAAATAGATAAATCAATGTCTGGACAGCCGCTAAACAGCTTGAATTATTGGGTTAAGTCGGCATCAGAATATGGAAGTACGCCTGAAGTTTCTAAATTATATGTAAAAAATGCTAAAACATTAATTACACTTTGGGGCGGAGAAGGTCATTTGAATGATTATGCTTCAAGATCATGGCAGGGAATGTACAAAGGCTTTTACTGGCCAAGATGGAAAATGTTTTTGACAGCTTTCAAAAAGACTGCAGTCAATAATACACCATTTGATGAAACAAAAGAAAGAGAAGAAATTAAAAATTGGGAAATAAAATGGACAAAAAACAATTAA
- a CDS encoding FAD/NAD(P)-binding protein produces the protein MTANNKKRIAIIGGGPSGLFVYKRLVESGKNNFEVEIFERKAQLGSGMPYSSEGANNEHITNVSGNEVPDIVIPMSEWVHIAPPELLERFKINPHKFNDYKVFPRLFFGEYLAAQFEMLIEAGSKAGISSEIHFQSVVTDIKYDTKSSTVEIQTEAGQTKVFDSAVICTGHNWPRTHEGKIPGYYDAPYPPQKLVQKFNHTVAVKGSSLTAIDAVRTIARNNGSFESDKDGNLLFTLFPESSEFKIMMHSKNGMLPAVRFHLEDSRLFNDSLLTTDEIEDHRKNNNGFLSLDFVFEKNFKEIFRDRDYDFYERIKDLSIEDFVEEMMKLRERLDPFLLLRAEYAEAEKSIKRQESIYWKEMIGVLSFAMNHPAKYLSAEDMQRLQKVLMPLISIVIAFIPQKSCEELLALHHAGVLDLISVGSDSTIEPQLNGGIVYHFSDDDQKKHSVYYKTFIDCVGQPHLEYNNFPFKSLLSQKAVSPARLKFKSNQAGHAAFILNENLVKKDEAGDYFMNVSGIAINDNFQVIDQYGAYNKNLYIMAVPYIGGLNPDYSGLDFCEAASMQIIQNFLQD, from the coding sequence ATGACCGCCAACAATAAAAAACGTATTGCAATTATAGGAGGAGGTCCAAGCGGACTTTTTGTATATAAAAGATTGGTTGAATCTGGAAAGAATAATTTTGAAGTAGAAATCTTTGAACGTAAAGCACAACTTGGTTCAGGAATGCCATACAGCAGTGAAGGTGCAAACAATGAACATATTACCAATGTTTCCGGTAATGAGGTTCCGGATATTGTAATTCCAATGTCTGAATGGGTTCACATTGCGCCTCCGGAACTTCTTGAAAGATTTAAAATTAATCCGCATAAATTTAACGATTACAAAGTATTTCCCCGATTGTTTTTTGGGGAATATCTTGCTGCACAATTTGAAATGCTGATCGAGGCAGGATCTAAAGCCGGAATCAGTTCAGAAATACATTTTCAAAGTGTAGTAACTGATATTAAGTATGATACAAAAAGCAGTACAGTAGAGATTCAAACCGAAGCAGGGCAGACAAAAGTATTTGATTCAGCTGTTATCTGCACAGGACATAACTGGCCGAGAACTCATGAAGGAAAAATTCCGGGTTATTACGATGCTCCTTATCCTCCGCAAAAACTAGTGCAGAAGTTTAATCATACTGTGGCAGTTAAAGGCTCTTCTTTGACAGCGATAGATGCAGTGAGGACTATTGCAAGAAACAATGGTTCATTTGAATCAGACAAAGACGGGAACTTACTTTTTACTTTATTCCCTGAAAGCAGCGAATTTAAAATTATGATGCACTCGAAAAACGGTATGCTTCCTGCTGTACGATTCCATCTGGAAGATTCGCGTCTTTTCAATGATTCTTTATTAACCACTGATGAAATAGAAGATCACAGAAAAAATAATAATGGTTTTTTGTCGCTGGATTTTGTATTTGAAAAGAATTTTAAAGAGATATTCCGTGACAGGGATTATGATTTTTATGAACGCATCAAAGATTTATCAATTGAAGATTTTGTTGAAGAAATGATGAAACTCCGCGAGCGTTTGGATCCCTTCCTGCTTTTAAGGGCTGAATATGCCGAGGCAGAAAAATCAATTAAGAGACAGGAATCGATTTATTGGAAAGAGATGATTGGTGTGCTTAGTTTCGCCATGAACCATCCTGCAAAATATCTTTCAGCAGAAGACATGCAGCGGCTGCAGAAAGTCCTCATGCCGCTTATTTCAATTGTAATTGCTTTTATTCCGCAGAAATCCTGTGAAGAACTCCTCGCTCTTCATCATGCAGGTGTGCTTGATCTAATTTCTGTAGGTTCTGACAGTACAATAGAACCCCAGCTTAACGGCGGAATAGTATATCACTTCAGTGATGATGATCAGAAAAAGCATTCAGTTTATTATAAAACATTTATTGACTGTGTAGGCCAGCCTCACCTTGAATACAATAATTTTCCTTTTAAATCACTGTTGTCACAAAAAGCCGTAAGTCCTGCACGTTTAAAATTTAAATCGAACCAAGCCGGTCATGCAGCCTTTATACTCAATGAGAATTTAGTAAAAAAAGATGAGGCTGGTGACTATTTTATGAATGTTTCAGGCATAGCCATAAATGACAATTTTCAAGTTATTGATCAGTACGGAGCCTATAATAAAAACCTGTACATTATGGCGGTGCCGTACATAGGCGGACTTAATCCTGATTATTCTGGCTTAGATTTTTGTGAAGCAGCTTCAATGCAGATTATTCAGAATTTTTTGCAGGATTAA
- a CDS encoding Crp/Fnr family transcriptional regulator encodes MKEIIALSDKEVTINRNEFLKVNGSIDTNLYYIESGSMRIFVLDGSDEQNIRFGYTGNLIVALDSFLTGQPSNLCIQAIKKTVLKVITKKQIDEFLALKNNQILWIAILENLGVQQLEREIDLLKNSPKERYERVLKRSPQLFQEIPNRHIANYLRMSPETLSRLKKS; translated from the coding sequence ATGAAAGAAATCATAGCGCTTTCAGACAAAGAGGTAACCATTAATAGAAATGAATTCCTAAAAGTAAATGGCAGTATAGATACCAATTTATACTATATAGAAAGCGGCAGCATGAGAATTTTTGTTTTGGACGGCAGCGATGAACAAAACATTAGATTTGGATATACAGGAAATTTAATCGTTGCACTTGATTCTTTTCTAACGGGACAACCTTCTAATTTGTGCATTCAAGCCATAAAAAAAACAGTTTTAAAAGTGATAACCAAAAAACAGATTGATGAATTTTTAGCCTTAAAAAACAACCAAATTTTATGGATAGCAATTTTAGAAAATCTTGGAGTCCAACAGCTGGAACGCGAAATTGACCTTCTGAAAAATTCGCCGAAAGAAAGATATGAAAGAGTCTTAAAACGAAGTCCGCAGCTTTTTCAGGAAATTCCAAACAGGCACATTGCAAATTATTTAAGAATGAGTCCTGAAACTTTATCACGCCTGAAAAAGTCTTGA
- a CDS encoding DinB family protein — protein MQSEKFITALLEQTEKIIQQAEKLKTYDLKVLTWKEDEISWNILECLEHLNRYGNFYLPEIEKKIKSTDSRSEIEFKSGLIGSYFAKSMLPKEKLNKMKTFKDKNPLNEKLDKTVIDQFIKQQFKLLDLLKQSRNVSLNKVKIKISISRLITLKLGDTFEFYINHIIRHLKQIEKIQSLAKISYIN, from the coding sequence ATGCAGTCAGAAAAATTTATTACGGCTCTTTTAGAGCAGACAGAAAAGATTATACAGCAAGCTGAAAAACTAAAAACGTATGATTTAAAGGTATTAACATGGAAAGAAGATGAGATTTCCTGGAACATTCTTGAATGCCTCGAACATTTAAACAGGTACGGGAATTTTTATCTGCCGGAAATAGAAAAGAAAATCAAAAGTACTGACAGCAGATCTGAAATTGAATTTAAAAGCGGTTTAATAGGTAGTTATTTTGCAAAAAGCATGCTGCCCAAAGAGAAATTAAACAAAATGAAAACTTTTAAGGATAAAAATCCTTTAAATGAAAAACTTGACAAAACAGTTATCGACCAATTTATAAAGCAGCAGTTCAAATTGCTTGATTTGTTAAAACAATCGCGAAATGTAAGTTTGAACAAAGTAAAAATTAAAATATCGATCTCAAGATTAATCACTCTAAAACTAGGCGATACTTTTGAATTTTACATTAATCATATTATAAGACATTTAAAGCAGATAGAAAAAATACAATCGCTGGCTAAAATCTCTTATATAAATTGA
- a CDS encoding sensor histidine kinase, producing the protein MKEIVKINLDNEMDLILAHKRSMKIAEMCGMPLSAQTRFSTAVSEVARCSIANGKNSVLVLGINTIRASHKEIMAVLTDKVDLKKCNPEAYKYAAKISGNIEYNYADNKSVTTLSHQVPSPGLLSDAKINTLADYFKYEPPISAYDEIRKKNIELVALSEKLGESENRYRNLVDTIPVLICIVNDRNMVLLANNAFEFYLKVPLLSFDKKSLSAFIHHDDVQLIIEGWSNAKKNRGDFSADIRIKKEDIYIWHNISIMPNKAEDGSVGSWLIYFVNNNAQKMIVEALKDNSELRKIQLELESANSKLQFKNKELEQFAFITSHDLQEPLRKIMIMISRAAEHLTEQQKTLYYFDKITMAAGRLSNLISDVLNYSRVNNHDKFTAEVDLNDIVAQTLEDLSLIIEEKKAVVNLSPLPAVNGIGTQLRQLFYNLINNALKFNTAHPAVNISYRLISAQSNTSFDPQAPSGNFHVISIEDNGIGMDSEYSGRIFDMFQRLHQRDQYSGNGIGLALCKRIIENHNGTINFTSIPGKGTTFWIYLPKN; encoded by the coding sequence ATGAAGGAAATTGTAAAAATTAATCTAGACAATGAAATGGACCTCATACTGGCTCATAAACGGTCAATGAAAATTGCTGAAATGTGCGGTATGCCGCTTTCGGCTCAGACCCGTTTTTCTACAGCTGTTTCAGAAGTGGCACGATGCTCCATTGCCAATGGGAAAAATTCTGTGCTGGTTTTGGGAATTAATACCATTAGAGCAAGCCACAAAGAAATAATGGCTGTGCTTACAGATAAAGTCGATCTTAAAAAATGCAATCCTGAAGCCTATAAATATGCTGCCAAAATATCAGGCAATATAGAATATAATTATGCTGACAACAAATCAGTAACAACTTTAAGCCATCAAGTCCCGTCACCCGGGCTTCTTTCAGATGCAAAGATCAATACTCTGGCAGATTATTTCAAATACGAACCGCCAATTTCTGCTTATGATGAAATCAGAAAAAAGAATATTGAGCTTGTAGCACTTTCAGAAAAGCTGGGAGAAAGTGAAAATCGATATAGAAACTTAGTGGATACAATTCCCGTTTTAATCTGCATCGTTAATGACCGAAATATGGTGCTGCTGGCAAATAATGCATTTGAATTTTATCTAAAAGTTCCTTTACTTTCTTTTGATAAAAAAAGCCTGAGCGCATTTATACATCATGACGATGTACAGCTGATTATTGAAGGATGGAGTAATGCAAAAAAAAACAGAGGAGATTTTTCTGCCGATATTCGTATTAAAAAAGAAGACATTTATATTTGGCATAATATTTCTATTATGCCAAATAAAGCCGAAGATGGTTCTGTAGGCAGCTGGCTTATTTATTTTGTAAATAATAATGCCCAAAAAATGATTGTTGAAGCGCTGAAGGATAATTCAGAGCTTAGAAAAATTCAGCTTGAGCTGGAAAGTGCGAACTCAAAACTTCAATTCAAAAACAAGGAACTGGAGCAGTTTGCCTTTATAACAAGTCATGATCTTCAGGAACCGCTGCGAAAAATCATGATTATGATTTCAAGAGCAGCAGAACATTTGACTGAGCAGCAGAAAACGCTTTATTATTTTGATAAAATTACGATGGCAGCCGGCAGATTATCTAATTTGATTTCAGACGTTCTTAATTACTCCCGTGTCAATAATCATGATAAATTTACTGCAGAAGTTGATCTTAATGATATCGTTGCACAGACTTTAGAAGATTTGAGTCTTATTATTGAAGAAAAAAAAGCCGTTGTAAATTTAAGTCCGCTTCCAGCTGTTAATGGAATAGGGACCCAGCTGCGCCAGCTGTTTTATAATTTAATAAATAATGCATTAAAATTTAATACAGCACACCCGGCAGTAAATATATCGTACCGTCTAATTTCAGCCCAAAGCAACACCTCTTTTGATCCTCAGGCTCCGTCAGGGAATTTTCATGTAATTTCAATTGAAGATAATGGAATTGGAATGGACAGCGAATATTCAGGCCGCATTTTTGATATGTTCCAGCGCCTGCACCAAAGAGATCAGTACAGCGGGAATGGTATTGGGCTGGCCTTGTGCAAACGTATTATTGAAAACCATAACGGAACCATTAATTTTACCAGTATACCAGGAAAGGGAACAACTTTTTGGATCTACCTGCCAAAAAATTAA
- a CDS encoding SpoIIE family protein phosphatase, which yields MDNTFSVYKIDDRSLVAFIKREIHNLALQLGFKPHRAAETDIIIAELTSNLIKYAGGGDLLYRSHHNGSCNEIEIYCLDKGTGIENIAKIMKDGYSTSSTLGQGIGAIKRLSNDFQIYSMRGWGTVQYIKICDKTDLCIPNSNTGLDISALSVNYPGERVCGDGYHIKYTRKGFQIFVGDGLGHGANAHEAVEQAVRAFKQCAENDPVAVLRYVHEHVKKSRGLVATIAAVDFEAETWNICGIGNINTRIYNGLDNKTYTPYNGIIGHNIPRTINSTVVPYQKHQIIIMHSDGLRTRWNLSELNSIIKQSPAIIASALYIDNVRGTDDATVLVGKII from the coding sequence ATGGATAATACTTTTTCCGTTTACAAAATTGATGATCGTAGTCTTGTCGCGTTCATCAAAAGAGAAATACATAATTTAGCACTTCAGTTAGGTTTTAAACCGCATAGAGCTGCTGAAACCGATATTATAATTGCCGAACTTACTTCTAATCTTATTAAATATGCAGGAGGCGGTGACTTGTTGTATCGGTCACATCATAATGGAAGCTGTAATGAGATAGAAATATATTGTCTTGATAAAGGAACTGGTATTGAAAATATTGCCAAGATAATGAAAGACGGTTATTCTACCTCGAGCACATTGGGACAGGGAATTGGTGCAATTAAAAGATTAAGCAATGATTTTCAGATTTATTCCATGCGCGGATGGGGAACTGTTCAATATATTAAAATTTGTGATAAAACTGATCTTTGCATTCCAAATTCCAATACAGGGTTGGATATCTCGGCATTAAGCGTAAACTATCCCGGTGAGCGCGTGTGCGGAGATGGATATCATATTAAATATACCAGAAAAGGTTTCCAAATTTTTGTTGGAGACGGATTAGGCCACGGGGCAAATGCTCACGAAGCAGTAGAACAGGCAGTCAGGGCTTTTAAGCAATGCGCTGAAAATGATCCTGTAGCAGTGCTTCGTTATGTTCATGAACATGTTAAAAAAAGCAGAGGACTTGTCGCTACTATTGCAGCTGTCGATTTTGAAGCAGAGACCTGGAATATCTGCGGGATAGGTAATATCAATACACGTATCTACAACGGACTTGATAACAAAACCTATACCCCGTATAATGGTATTATAGGTCACAATATTCCCCGCACGATCAATAGCACAGTTGTTCCCTATCAAAAACATCAGATTATTATCATGCACAGCGATGGGCTTCGAACAAGATGGAATTTAAGCGAACTTAATTCTATAATTAAACAGAGTCCGGCCATTATTGCCTCTGCCTTGTATATAGACAATGTGAGAGGAACTGATGATGCTACGGTTCTGGTTGGAAAAATTATTTAA
- a CDS encoding anti-sigma regulatory factor, with the protein MTTATNKEELLIVKEQDVVPLRNRVKEYGVKIGMSILNQTKLITATSELVRNLLKYGGGGKVIIESVSNGRDLGVRVTFIDKGPGIKDISLAMQDGYSTGKSLGLGLPGTKRLVNEFDIQTELGNGTTVTIIKWKNG; encoded by the coding sequence ATGACGACAGCAACGAATAAAGAAGAACTGCTTATTGTAAAAGAGCAGGATGTAGTTCCATTACGCAACCGCGTAAAGGAGTATGGCGTAAAAATTGGAATGAGTATTTTAAACCAGACCAAATTGATTACTGCTACAAGCGAACTTGTCCGTAATCTTCTGAAATACGGCGGAGGAGGAAAGGTTATTATAGAATCTGTAAGCAACGGCCGTGATCTTGGAGTACGCGTAACTTTTATTGATAAAGGACCGGGCATAAAAGATATTTCTCTGGCCATGCAGGATGGTTACAGCACCGGAAAAAGTTTAGGCCTTGGCCTGCCGGGCACAAAAAGGCTGGTGAATGAATTTGATATACAAACAGAATTAGGAAATGGTACAACCGTTACTATAATAAAATGGAAAAATGGATAA
- a CDS encoding STAS domain-containing protein translates to MERIPILKMGDFLLVTIQVDLYDQLAENLESDLINTINKNNSKGVLIDISAVSIIDSFMGRILGNIAVMSKIMDAQTVVVGMQPAVAITLVELGLSLNGVISALNVEKGMDLLRAKMYNGDNEEQTYDDSNE, encoded by the coding sequence ATGGAAAGAATTCCAATACTCAAGATGGGAGATTTTCTGCTGGTTACCATACAGGTTGATTTGTATGACCAATTGGCTGAAAATCTTGAATCTGATTTAATAAATACTATAAACAAGAACAATTCAAAGGGCGTTTTGATTGATATATCAGCAGTTTCCATTATCGATTCCTTTATGGGAAGGATTTTGGGAAATATCGCCGTTATGTCAAAAATTATGGATGCACAGACAGTAGTGGTGGGCATGCAGCCTGCGGTTGCTATTACACTGGTTGAACTTGGATTATCTTTAAACGGTGTTATTAGTGCTTTAAATGTTGAGAAAGGCATGGATTTGCTTCGCGCGAAAATGTACAATGGCGATAACGAGGAGCAGACGTATGACGACAGCAACGAATAA
- a CDS encoding STAS domain-containing protein: MQNNLLGSLKEHQNKLLTTWSQLLQANGSTDGATEEEESKEFAALFLDALQHSNGNTESHEFEKVHDLLIGISSSRGRRGFSPRENAQYLIAFKEAASKILSETASDSTELYNANLQLSTLLDNMTILTFESYMKGREDVISRQIDEISEISTPVIRVWDGVVALPIIGTLDSSRTQVVMENLLQQIVDTGSSIAILDISGVPAVDSLVAQHLIKTVSATRLMGAECIISGIRPEIAQTVVHLGIDLTGIITKASLASALQTAFEMLQLTVVKRK; the protein is encoded by the coding sequence ATGCAGAACAATCTCCTGGGAAGCTTGAAAGAGCACCAAAACAAATTATTGACCACATGGTCTCAGCTTTTACAAGCAAACGGATCTACTGATGGAGCAACAGAAGAAGAAGAATCAAAGGAGTTCGCCGCTCTTTTTCTAGATGCTTTACAGCATTCAAACGGAAATACTGAATCACACGAATTCGAAAAAGTTCATGACCTGTTAATCGGAATTTCAAGTTCGAGAGGCAGACGTGGTTTTTCTCCCCGCGAAAATGCACAATATCTGATTGCTTTTAAAGAAGCAGCTTCTAAAATTCTTTCAGAAACAGCATCTGATTCTACAGAATTATACAACGCTAATTTGCAATTATCTACGCTGCTGGATAACATGACAATCTTAACTTTTGAATCGTACATGAAAGGACGTGAAGATGTCATTTCAAGACAGATTGACGAGATTAGTGAAATTTCGACACCGGTTATCCGTGTTTGGGATGGTGTTGTGGCACTTCCTATTATAGGAACCCTTGACAGTTCCAGAACACAGGTGGTAATGGAAAATCTTTTGCAGCAAATTGTAGATACAGGCAGTTCTATTGCCATACTTGACATTTCAGGTGTGCCGGCGGTAGATTCACTGGTAGCACAGCATCTTATAAAAACGGTGAGTGCAACGAGATTAATGGGAGCAGAGTGCATAATCAGCGGTATTCGCCCTGAAATTGCACAGACTGTGGTGCATTTAGGAATAGATCTTACTGGAATTATTACAAAAGCTTCGCTTGCAAGCGCTCTTCAAACAGCCTTTGAAATGTTACAGCTTACGGTTGTGAAAAGAAAATAA
- a CDS encoding DUF6766 family protein produces MKKFLRNNGLSICFLLLFAGSFAGQILFGFAEHNKDLLEDGAPQITLFSYFSTGHFIESTFENWESEFLQMALLVVLTIFLQQKGSSESKDLDKEEEVDREPSAKRKNVPWPVTKGGWILAVYKHSLSIALFLLFFISMAAHFYGSLKDENEQLALKGLPLETASAYIGDSRFWFESFQNWQSEFLSVFAIVIFSIYLRQIGSSQSKPVDAPHIQTGE; encoded by the coding sequence ATGAAAAAATTTTTACGCAATAATGGGCTTTCAATTTGTTTTTTGTTATTGTTTGCCGGCTCTTTTGCCGGACAGATTTTATTTGGATTTGCAGAACACAATAAAGATCTTTTAGAAGACGGTGCGCCGCAAATTACTCTATTTTCGTATTTCTCTACAGGACATTTTATAGAATCTACATTTGAAAATTGGGAAAGTGAATTTTTGCAGATGGCTTTGTTAGTGGTACTGACCATTTTTTTGCAGCAGAAAGGTTCTTCAGAATCTAAAGATTTAGATAAAGAAGAAGAAGTAGACAGAGAACCATCTGCTAAAAGAAAAAATGTTCCATGGCCAGTTACAAAAGGAGGGTGGATATTAGCAGTTTATAAGCATTCTCTAAGTATTGCCTTGTTTTTATTGTTTTTTATTTCAATGGCCGCACATTTTTACGGCAGTTTAAAAGATGAAAATGAGCAGCTCGCATTAAAAGGTCTGCCTCTTGAAACTGCATCGGCATATATAGGAGATTCGCGGTTTTGGTTTGAGTCATTCCAGAACTGGCAGAGCGAATTTTTGTCGGTTTTTGCTATAGTCATTTTTTCCATTTATCTGAGACAGATCGGTTCTTCACAGTCTAAACCTGTAGATGCTCCCCATATACAGACAGGAGAATAA